The nucleotide window GAAGCAAGTCCTCGACAATACAAACGAGAAGCCCCCTGAGGTAGTCTATTACCTCTCCCTAGCAAGGTATTACTACTCATTCTTCCTAGACTATAAGACCTCGACACTTATGGCGGCATTAGAGGGACTTAAAAATATTAGGCCTATGGTAGACATGGCAAAAGTAACGGCCCTCAAGGCGTTAATACACACCGAGCTATGGGAGCTAAACGAAGCTGAGAGGCTGGTGGGCACAATCGGTCACGCAAACCCCTTGTCCCGCCTAGTCTGGGCCCACATATTCAGGTTCAGGAACATGTTTGACCAAGCACTGACAGATATAGACCCAATCGTACAGGCTGAGCCTTATAACGTGGACGCGCTGATCGAGAAAGGGCTTATATTGAAGGGGAAGGGGCTATACGGCGACGCGCTGCTCACGTTAGAAAGCGCGGTCAAGGTGGACAGATACAATACCTTGGCCATGCTGTTCATAGCAGAGGTCTTAGAGCTCCAGAAGAGGAGGAAAGACGCTATTATCGTCTATACTGCCATAGACAAAGTGGTCTATAGCCCCCTCGTGAAAACAAAGCTCTCGGGACTAATAATACCTCAGGTGAACTTACAGCCCCAATACGGCCAACTACCCCAAAGACAAGTCCAGAAGGCCCCCTCAAGGACCTTAGGCAAACTTAAACTCACTTCTTGGGACCCTAAAATATGGGTAGGGAGTACGTTCTCTGTGTATAAGGTGACCGACCTATTAGGGGAAGGGGGTAACGGGTACGTATTAAAGGGGGTAGGCCCAAACGGGGAAGAAGTGGCGATTAAGGTCCTGAAGGTACAGAGCGGAGTGGCTGACGACTACTTCGACACTTTGGTAGCTGAGGCGAATAACCTCACCTCGGTGTCCAACGACCCGGACTTCGTTAAGATCTACGCTATCTACGTGGACAGACTGGTCTTGAACGGTATCCTCAGCGGTAACCTGGCATTATATACGATGAGCCCGCCCATGATAGTGATGGAGCTCATGAAAGGGGGGACCCTCCATGACCTGCTCGAGGACGACGCCTTCTTTTACTCCTCAAGGTGGGTAAAGACGGTATATAGGGCTGTAGCTACTGTAGCCCGGGCACTTGCCCACATGCACTCAGCGGGCTACGTACACATGGACGTAAAACCCCACAACATATTTTTGACGAATAAGCCTAAGCACCCCGACCAGTTACCTACCGTCGACTTTAAGCTGGGCGACCTCGGTAGTGCGGTGAGGGTCGGGGGGAAGGTAACACAGCTTACTGTAGAGTACGCGCCCCCAGAAGTGTACTTAGGTACTGCCAAGCCCTATTTGGACGTCTTCGCTTTGGGCATGACCACCTATGTCCTCCTGACGAGGAAGATGGACAGGCCTGACGTGCAGGAGATGAACGACGCGTTCGACTGTTACCTGAAAAACGATGCTTACTGTGTTAAAGATAAGGTAAGGCTCGCCCAAGAGAAGCTAAGGCAGTGGGACGTCAACGTCCCGGCAGAAGTAAAGCCTATCGTTAAGTCTATGCTGGACCCCGACCCCATAACGAGGCCTACTGCTAAAGAGGTTAGTGACGTCATGACGAAGTTGGTAGCGTGACGGGGTAAGGACTAGCTTCACGTCACAGCCTATTCAAGGCGTTTAGCCCGTAGTACTTCATAATATTCCATGTTAGTCCTCACCCCTCTAGCTTCATTAAAGTCCCGTGGCTCTCCCCACTCTCTCCCCTAACGGGACGACCTTGGCTAACACTCGACCACAGGCGTTACGTTACGGTGAACTTAGAGGAATATATTCAGCGGTTTATCCACCCGTCTGAGGTGACAGAACCCCTCATGCTTGAAAGTCCTTTGAACTCGGGGGACGTGTGCTCACCCGGGGTAGGACTTAGACGTAAGGTGTGGGTCTCACCTATTTCACGAAAGGGTAGTAAGGGTAGCCTTATATTTTAACACACGGTTTATAGCCTCCCAAACCGTAAAGGGTCAGGAATGGTGTCACTAGCGTCGTCAAAGGGGCCACTCTTACTGTCCCCGGTCATCAGGCCTCTAAAGGCGGGACGTCATAATTTGAGGTTTTTATAGAAGAATTACCTCAAATTAGTTTAGGAGTATACTCCAAGATTTTATTATTCAGCTTATGGAGTATACTCCAATGAATGTGGAAGAGGTCAAATCGGTGTTAAAAGAGCTGAGGGAAGAGGCGACCGAGCTCATCTCGAACGAGAGGATAATACTGAGGGAGGTCCCAGACCTCCTGTCCTTTCTGTCAATACCCAACGTGTTAGCAATACTGGGGGTGAGGAGGTCGGGTAAGTCTACCCTCTCCCTCTTATTACTCAGGGGGAAGGACTTCGCATACGTAAATTTCGACGACGAGAGGCTCAGGGGGCTCAAAGACCTCAGTAGGCTCGAGGAGGCGATATATTCCCTCTACGGAAACATAAACTACCTCTTATTCGACGAGGTACAGAACGTTAAGGGCTGGGAGCCTTTTGTGAGTAGGCTCAGGAGGGGAGGTAAGAGGGTGATAATAACCGGGAGTAACTCCAAGTTACTTTCCGGTGAGCTCGCCACATCACTTACGGGCAGACACGTGGACTATTTCCTGTTCCCCTTTTCGTTTAAGGAGTACCTCAGGTTTAACGGGGTAGTAACCGGAGACGTAATGACGACCAGGGAAAGGGCGTTAGTTAAGGGCTACTTAGAGAAGTACTTGGAGTTAGGGGGCTTCCCGGAAGCACTGATGTTGGGGAGCAGGGTAATGTTAAACAGCATCTATAACGACATATTGTTTAGGGACGTCGTGTCCAGGCTCAAGGTAAAGAGGGTAGAGAGGTTTAAGGACTTTGCTTCGGCTGTCGTATCTCTGTACTCGTCAGAGGTGTCTATAAACAGGCTGGCTAAGATCATTAAAGTAGACTATAAGACTGCGGACGAGTGGTTTTCGGGTATCGTAGAGAGCTATTTAGTCCATATTGTAAAGAGGTATTCGGCGAAGGTAAGCTCTTTAGGTGAAAACAAGAAAGTATACGTCACAGACCCGGGGATCATCCACGAGGTAGTGGTAAAGAAGGACAAGGGGAGGATAATAGAGGACTTAGTCGCCGTCCACCTACTTAGGAAGAACCAATTTAAGGGAATATACTACGTAAAGGGGGAGGACTACGAAGTGGACTTTTACGATGAGGTAAACGGCGAGTTAATACAAGTCACTTTCGATGACGAAATAAGGGACAGGAAAATCAGGGGGTTGGTAAAGGCTTCATCACTGCTCGGGATCGGGAGGCTGAAGGTCGTCACGTGGGACAGCGAGGGGGAGGTCAAAGTTGAAGGGAAAAAGGTGGAAATTGAGCCCCTCTGGAAGTTCTTACTACGGTAGCTGTGACAATACCCGTTTCCCCTCTCCTCCCGATAATAGTGTTATAGTTCAAGAATATTCAGTTGATTTATTTATAATTTTTAACTTAATTAAATTATTTTTAAAAAGTGATAAACTTTGTCAAGGACTTTCACGGCTCCATTACGAATTGTAATTTTCTTTATTAAATTAATATAATTCGTGGATAAATAATATAGTATACAGATATACCATTTTGCACATACTATTTATTAATTGTTTAAGTGTATGTTGAATGTTATAACCTCACCATAGTTAGACAAACATAAATCGCAACGGATCCGTGGGCAGCCTCGCCCTATTTTCCCGTAAATTTTAACAAACTAAAGGGATTTTTAGGGAAAATATTTAGTCTACTTTAATGACAGTATAGTATGGATTATAAAGATTTGGTAAAAGGGCTAGAAGAGATAGTTAAGACCCACTACTATAAGGTCATGGGGAAGCTCAAGGAGACACCGGTACTCATCACTACACTTGAAGGTACAATTAACTTATCAGTACTTAAGGGAGGCAAGCTTGAAAACCTTGCTAAAAGTGTTATAGATGTAGCGTCCCCTAAACCCCAATTGGACTATGTCCCGTTTACCCGTGACGTCGAGAAAGGGAAAGAAGTCCACTCGGTATACACTGTTAACTTAAAAGGGGAGGAGTCTGAGGTCTCTTCTCCGAGGAAGAGGGTCACCTCAATAGCTTATGACGAAAAGACTATAGTGTACACGGCGTCGTCAGCCGAGTCCACTTCCCTTTATGTAATAGAAGGGGGAAAGGAAAGGAAGCTCGCCGACGTTCCTCCTTTCTTATATATCTCTGACGTGGACGGGGAATATGTCGTGGGGGCAGAGGCTTTCAGAGGGGGGCTAAGGGCAAGTGAGATCGTCCTGTTTACCTTAGACGGTGAGGTCAAGTACGTGACACCTAAAGAGGGTAGTGTAAACTGGCTACCTTTAATTTACGGTGGTAAAGTTTACTTTACAAGCGATTATGAGTTCTCAGGGGAAAGGAGCTGGATCTACAGTTACTCGTTAAAGGACGGGAATATTGAAAAAGTAGTCCTCAAAAACCTGGAGGAATTCCGCCCTACAGACCTATATTACGACCCGTACACCCAACTGGTATTTGCTATGAAAGACGGGGAGACTAGGCTGTTTTTAGGTGACAAGATGCTGGACACTCCTGAGGGAGTAGTGAACGGTGCCACGGTAATCGGTGATGAAGTCTACTTCTCCCACTCTTCCCTGACTTCTCCACATAAAGTATATAAGTTAAGGGGCAACTCATTGGAAGTCGTAATAGACTCTAAGAGCCCTATAAGCGGTAAGGTGGACTTTGTAAAAGTCAAAAACGGTGATGTTGAAGTCCCTACGTTCATCATAACCCCTAATAACGGTAAGAAAGAGGGGGTAGTTTACGTGCACGGCGGGCCCTGGTCTGAAATAGACAACTGCTGGGACAGATTTATCTCATCACTCTTGTACTTAGGTTATACGGTAATAGCCCCTAATTTCAGGGGGTCTACAGGCTACGGTAATAAGTTTATGCTCATGGACATAGGGGACGTGGGGGGCGGGGACTTGAGCGACATAGTTAAGGTCAGGGACTATGTCATCGAGAAAGGGATCGTAGATAAGGTGGGGGTCATGGGGTACAGCTACGGAGGTTATATGACCCTCCTTGCGGTAGGTAAGGAACCGGATAAATGGGAGTTCGGTGTCGCAGGTGCTGCTGTAGCTGACTGGGTGGAGATGTATGAGCTAGGTGACGATTTCTTCAAGGGCTTCATAGACGTCCTCTTTAACGGACATAACGTAGACCTTATGAAAGACAGGTCGCCGGTAACTTATGTGGAGAAGGTCAAAGCACCCCTCTGTATTATACAATCGCAAAACGACACCAGGACTCCCGCGGTCCCGGTACTGAAGTACTGTTTAAGGTTACAAGAACTGGGGAAGAGGTACGAGTTGCACCTAATACCGGATATGGGCCACTTGATATACACAGTCTACGACATCGTCAACCTTATTTTCCCAGCAGCCTTGTTCCTGAAGAAGTTAGAGGACACTAAGGGCGGGTGACGTCACTCTGTGAATTATTTAGCCCACACGCTGAGGTAGTGCTCGCTAACAAAACCGACCATAAGCCTCTGTTTTAAGTCGGGTTAAAGCTTTTTTGATTGGCAATAGTTTAAAACGTACGCCTTGGGCGGGGGAGCCCGTGCGGTCCGGGTAATTATCGAATTCTCATATGTGACCATCCATAAGCATGCCCTGAGCCCGTAAGAGCCCGCGGAGGGGGCTCCTGGTAATGCACTGCACACTGATGCCTCTAAAAGGCTTATGTCTGTAACCGTGGGAGGGAGTTAAGGGCTAGGGTCACGCTCTCGGTCACGAACGGAGATAAGACGGTCTAGCAGTTATCCTAACTTTTCCTTAGTAACCCAAGATATTCACATTTATAGTAAAGTTTTTAGACTCACGTCGGTTTTATTGAAAGATATGAAATACCAGAAGGAGCTGAACACTGCTAAGGGCCAGCCCAACGGTCATGGAGCTCACCTACCTTAATGGATATGGACGATGTCCCCTCAAATTTGTTAGAAATCGTTTAGAAGATGCGTCATTCTGGTGAAAACCTATAAGACACGTTAGAGTAAAATAACTACTGACGGTGGAAATGAAAACGGACAAAATGACTAGGTGTTGAGGGCCTTTTCAGCCTCCTCCAGCATTTTCCTCACCCTCTCTACCCGGCTTCGTATGTCGTTGATAGTCCACTTAGCCTCATGGAACCCCCAGACGTGGAGGGCATAAGCCGAGTCCCAACCGGCCATGACCCAGTCCCCTACTACCTGGGAAAGCTTGGCCGCGGCAGAGCCCAACGAGTAGACGTACCACCTGCCTTCTTTTAACGCCTTTTGGTACTCTTCAAGGTTAAATTTCTCTGCTAAAGCTTTGACCAGTTCTTCAGCCACTTTGTAAGCTTTTTCTGATGCTTGTACCGGGTCACCTCCTTTTAAATACTTGTCACATTCAGCCATATACTTCCTAGCTACCTCAAGCCTTAGCCTGACCTCTTCTTTTGGATCATTTTTGCTTATAAGGCCTATCAGTACATCTTCCACGTTTATCCCCATCTCTTCAGCCCTTCTTATTAGCTCTTCCATAAATGATCCTTAATTGAGGGGGAATAAAAGTTAATTGCGTTGTACCCTTTGTGAGGTTTACGCAAAGCCCCTTGCCTCTAATATCAGTGTAGAAAAGCCTTAGGACGTATAGTGGCTCAGTCCTAAGTCAAAGTTATGAACACGTTAAAGGCACCTACGTTTTTTCTTTCGAAACACCTCTCGTTAAACACGTTCCCGTAAAGGTTCTTATACTCGGTCATGGACTAGAGGACAGTGTCAACCCCCTTACTTAGCAAATTTTTCCCTAAATATAATAACAGAACTGTTCCCCCTTATTGGCCTGCCGGGTATAGAGCCTTATCATAATACGTATACGGCAATTAGGACAGCGTCTACAAAGTAGGGCCTAACGAAACAGAAACATGTTTGACACCGTACTACATTGAAAAGGTACAACACTCACGCCTAATCAAATAACGTAAATACTCGACACCGAGAGACACCTTAGGATCTAATCTGTACACGCAGACTGTAAACTACGGTCTTAGTGGACTTACTGGGCTAGAAGTCTCTGATCACGCTTATCGCACTGGAGACTTCATAGCCATCAGACCGACGGTATAGAATAGACCCAGGGCACCGGCCTCTTAAAGGTCAGGTTTATTATCACGCTGAGGTCGTCCTTTTGTCCTACTAACACGGCAGGGTCTTCTTTATACTGTAACTTCCCGTTAATGATGTAGTAGTCCCACATGTAGCCGTGCTGGGAAGACGGTGCTAGTATTAGCGTGATATAGGGTTTAGTGGACTTCTCGTCGGGCGTTATTATCCCGTTTACAGCATAAGCAAACACCACTTCGGGGTATTGGTTATATATAGGTGGCAAGGGGACGTCATAGGGAGAGTAATAGACCAGTGAGAGGTTATACACGGACAGCGTCTCGTTAGGGAACTTCTGTAATGTACCGGGTTGGACTATGACTATCAGGTTACCGTCTACGGTCACTCCCCCGTCACTACCGTTGATCTCAAATGACTTAGCACTTATGGGGGTCAGGTTACCGTAGTCTGATACCGGGACGTTTACCTCCTTAGGCGGTGAACCGAAAGGTTTTTGTGACGTCACGAACTCCCACACACCGGTCGAAGTCACGTTCAAGAGGGCTAACACACCGTCGCCGTATAAGACGTGCTGTAATTGCCCCGGGTTGACGCCGACGAACGCGTCCCCGTTAAAACCGCCGTAACTCACGTTTTCTACCGATAGAGTGGTGGGGCCGAAGACCACGAAAAACGGCTTTACACCCTTACTGAACAACTTCACCCCTTGTGTGTGACCGTCAACACTTAACGCAAAGCCTTTTGTACCTAACAACATAAGCGTGACGTTAAACGTAGTGTAGTTCTTCCCGTCTATCTGTGCGACAGTATTGGGGGGTATGACACATATTACGTTACCCAGCCATAGCACCGCGTAACCGTAAGGGTAGACGTACTTTGTCTCCTGAGCGGTCACGTCTAAATTACTTGTAGAGTTTACTTTAAAGGAGACTATGACAACTAGTTCTAAAACTACTATGACTAACAAAATTATGGTAAGTATTGACGTTTTCTTAAACATATATTAATTATAAAATAACTTGTTATTAAGTTTTATACATAAGTTTCACGCTATATCAGGCTTAGCGGGCGAGACACATGTCGACTTTACCCCCTGACTCCCGAGATAATGTATTATCTGGCCTCCGCAGTACTTGCCCATCAACCCAGTTACGGTGACTCCATTAACACCCTGACTGTAGCCAATGCCCTCCAGCTTTTTTCTCACTTAACAAGTTGGGTGATGGCGATGAGCGACTACATGCCCTAAACCCGAACCCTATTATATTCTCTACCTAGGAACAGAAAAGTTTATTATACGAATAGGAGTAGTATAGCATATGAAGAGGTGCCCCCGGTGTGGCTCACAAAACCCCGATGAATCAGCCTATTGCTGTAAATGCGGTACGCCACTTAGCGCGTCTCCCCCCGACAGTTCTAAAAAGCCGTCTCATCTATCCCTCATCGCCGGGGTCATCTTCGGGGTGTCCCTCCTATCACTCATAAGCTTATCTGTGCTTTCTTATTATATGTCCCCCAATGAGGTATTGGTCACCCCGTCGCAGGTCTCAGCGGTTCTAGGAGGTAAGTGGGAGGTAAAGATGGTAGGGTCGACTGGGTTCAAGATATTAGGCCTCAGTATAAGGGACCCTGTTGTGATAGTCCTCGGCACTAACTATTCGGTGGTCCAGTTAGTCGGTGGCCCCACTATACAGACTTTGGGGGCCCAAGGCCCTACAGAGAGCTTGACCGGCGTCATAAACGGGAGCGTATATAACGTTACCTTTAGCCTGCAATACTTTAACAATTCTTATGACGCACTGGTCTACTTTAACATGAAGGGGTTTACGGGCATGAGGTGTACACTCCCCCAGCACCAACTATCTGTAGTTATAATATCGAGTCACGAGTTCATAAAGTACTACGTCAGCCCTTTCTTCCACTCCTATGTATCGGAGGTAATGGTACTGAACGGTAGTGTGATAAAGGAAGTGCAGGTATTCGGGCCTTCTAAAATACCACAAAACCAGCTGATAAGGTTAGCCAGTCTGTTCTAACCTACCTCGCTTCGGAGAAGGCCGGGTAATAGGTAACGTTTTGCTTTTCTGTACGACGTTTTTATTGAAGAGTGTAAGGTACAATATGACGTTTTTATAATTGATACCTTATTTCTTTAGACCTTAACGTAAAACTGAGTATAAGTATTGACGTAAGTGTTTAGGGTAATATCCGCCCTCGGCACTTAGTGAACGGCACTCCCACCCGCGTAGTAAGGACACGCGAAATGCATATTAATGTTTTTGCGTTCTGTACCTTAGAGATGGAGAGTAGCAGAAGGTTAGTCAAAGGCCTCGGCACCACCGGCATTATAGGTATAACTGTAGCCGTAGTAGCAATAGTCATCATCGCGGTCTTGGCGGTCGTGTTGCTTTCAGGTAAGGGCGCGAGTACCTCTGTTACACCTACGGTGTCGAGTAGTAACTATACCATGCCGCCCGGAGGGTTATCAAGTAGCACCTCTGTTAAACCGATAGGAGTGGGACAAATGGAGTGTATTAACGGGGAGTACCAAGTGACAGTAGACCTCAACTCGAGTATTTACACTAAAGTACTGTCCGCATACATATACGGGACTAACGTAAAGGACACGGCGATCTATGACCCAAGCTTAAACCCCGGGGGGAATCTCGTGACGATCTGCTTCCCGGTCAACAACCCGTTTACCCCGATCCCGGGGCACACATATGATATCGTGCTAGAGTTGAGCAACGGGCAGAGCGTAATAGTGCCGGTGAAGTACCAAGGGTCGGCCCCCGGTGGGATCCCTACGGTGACCCAAGTAGGTACGGGGACACTTTTCTATAACAGTACTTCGGGAGAATACGTCGCTACAATTGTGCTCCACTCCACCGCCACCGTATCGATAGAGAGTGCTAATATAGTAGGTACTACAGCCTCAGCTACAAGTGTCTCTAATTATACCCTCACTGCAGGCTATAATACCATAACACTATACTTCCCACCTTCCAACAGTTTCACGCCGCAGCCAGGCTCGACCTACCAAGTATCGATTGGACTGTCAGACGGTGCGGTAGTACAAGTTGCGGTAAGCTACGTAGGGAATAGCACGGCTGCGTCGTAGTAAAAGTCAGACTATAAAATTTTTTTCCTTTAGTAATTTTACCCTACTACGTTTTTCAAAGGTGTTTTTTATCCCTCTTTGTCTAGGGCTTTTTCTAACTAAGAGGTGACATTATACGGCTAATGAAACACGTTATCTAATTGAATAAATTTTTATTGTTATTATAGTCTATATCTCATTGTTTGTATATGTTATGTATATTGTGTGTATATAATTATTAATTAAAAAATCGTCATATATTATAGTCCGGTACAGTTGCGGCTAAGGACTATCAAGGCTAATATGTGAATACCTCTTCACGGTCTAAAGACTAACTATTAAGAGGCACAGATAACGGCCTTATCGGTCGCCTTAACTATACTCCGATATGGCTTAGTTATGGGCTGGGAAAGAATATTTTAGAAAAACTCCGCTTTAGTCTTCTGATGTAATGGTTAAGTTATTACAGCAATATTTCTAGATTGGCTTGCAATAAAGAGACCATTACTAGTAGTCACCGTGATTATTGTAATCTTCAATAATCATTTTTAATCCGACGCGAGCTCTAGACATGTTCTCAGGACATCTTCTCGCTGTACAGTCTTACAAGCACTTTTTACACGAGGAAACGCTCAGCTAGGTTTCAGGTTCGTAAATATGGCAAAATACGTGTGTATCCTTTAGCCATGTACTAGGTCTGCGGTCAGACCGTTAGGGCAAAGAACTAAGAAAGGCCGGTAAAGACGCGGCACTTAGTCCCCGTCACCGGTACCCAGCCCCTAACTTTATCGACGGGTCTTCTAGTCTATCCTATCATAAAACGTTTGCACAAAACCCTCCACGTTTGACATGTTTTTACTAATTTGACGTGCGTCACTAAATACTTCACGGCTAGGCCCAAAACCTTATGTACTCACCATGAGACGGAGTATATAAGCGCTGACGTAAATGTTATGGTAATACTAATAAGTTATACATTATTATTTTAATTTAATTAAATACTCCTAGGGTAGCCATAGTGCCTTCTAAGAGGTATAATTTTTAATTAGTGAAAATCTTTACACAAAAAGAATATGCTGAGAGGAGGTTTTATAAGTCCTAATGCGAATAGGGGAATACTAATACCTAGCGGTAACACTACTAGGTTGGTTTTCAAGACAATATATAGCGACCGGTTCCTACAGCCTTTCACGCGTACTTTGTGGATTATGATTTTGTCCGTAATAGAGGAAACGGCATTTAATATAACTTTTTTTCACACTAACTAAATTGTTGTCCGCTCTCTGGTTTTACGGCCAGTGGCCTCTATTCCCTAACTTACCGTGCACGGGGTTTACGTAAGCAGGAGTAGGTACTGGAGTAGTAGTGTTAAGTCTTCCGTCCTGTCCCCACCTTTAGACGCGATAATATAAAATTCCCCCTCGTCCTTCAGTATTTCGGCTATCTTCTCGACTTTTTCGTCTGGGACCCCTTGGTACCTAAACCACACCCCGTTTATTGTCCTCTCCTTATAGCCTTGTAACGCTTTATCGGTGATCACGTACCTCCCGTCCGAAGTCTTCTGTAGGTACCCCTCCTTTACGAGCTCGTTAAGTGCCTTGGAAAGCCCCGCGTCTGACATACCCGTAGACTTCTTTAGTTCGGTAAAGGACTTGGGAGTCTTACACTGTTCAAGGATTAGGTCCCTCTTCGCGGCATGAGGCCTACGGGAGTTACTCGCGTTCATTGTAGCTCCCTGCTCTCGTTCTTTAAGACCTTAAAGGACTTTATCGCGTCGAACCCCGTCCTGCCCTTCCATAGTTCCACTTCACCTTCAGTGTAGGTTACCCTACGGTTTTCATAGTCCAGTATCAGCCCGCTATTTCGCTTCTTCACTGTCTGGTCAGTCTCTTCCATTACTATAGCCCCGTTCAATATCACGCGCTTCAGTTTCCCCTCCTTGGAAACGCTTATAGCTACCGACTTGTCCCCGAGGTAAATCCCGTATAGCTCGTATACTGCCTCCTCGCCGTTATTTTTCTTTATTTTCGTCTCTATGACCCTCACCCTCCAGCCGTCCCCGGTGACTTCTTTGACCACTTGGTTTTGGAGGTCAACCCTGTTAAGCATATCCCTTACCCTATTGAACGCGTTGTCGAACGGGTTTTCTCCACTCATTTTTACTTCACTTAACTTTAGTTTAGTAAAGTTAATATTAAAACTTTTCGGTTCAACCGGGTCTGGGTCAAAGGCGTTACATACCCAGATTTCTGCCTACACTTTACCTGACTCCCCTACCTTAACGGTCAGTCTAAGACCTAACTAGCAAAAATAATTACCAAAAGGACAATATTGGACTCATATGGGACAACAGGACTTATAACGCTTTCTGGATGG belongs to Stygiolobus caldivivus and includes:
- a CDS encoding serine/threonine-protein kinase is translated as MASIKPFIIQGVQLFRYGNYEKAHEQFRNATALYQQSDEANSPEGVYVYIDAMRWKGVTEVKLGRYDEAIRTLKQVLDNTNEKPPEVVYYLSLARYYYSFFLDYKTSTLMAALEGLKNIRPMVDMAKVTALKALIHTELWELNEAERLVGTIGHANPLSRLVWAHIFRFRNMFDQALTDIDPIVQAEPYNVDALIEKGLILKGKGLYGDALLTLESAVKVDRYNTLAMLFIAEVLELQKRRKDAIIVYTAIDKVVYSPLVKTKLSGLIIPQVNLQPQYGQLPQRQVQKAPSRTLGKLKLTSWDPKIWVGSTFSVYKVTDLLGEGGNGYVLKGVGPNGEEVAIKVLKVQSGVADDYFDTLVAEANNLTSVSNDPDFVKIYAIYVDRLVLNGILSGNLALYTMSPPMIVMELMKGGTLHDLLEDDAFFYSSRWVKTVYRAVATVARALAHMHSAGYVHMDVKPHNIFLTNKPKHPDQLPTVDFKLGDLGSAVRVGGKVTQLTVEYAPPEVYLGTAKPYLDVFALGMTTYVLLTRKMDRPDVQEMNDAFDCYLKNDAYCVKDKVRLAQEKLRQWDVNVPAEVKPIVKSMLDPDPITRPTAKEVSDVMTKLVA
- a CDS encoding ATP-binding protein, with product MNVEEVKSVLKELREEATELISNERIILREVPDLLSFLSIPNVLAILGVRRSGKSTLSLLLLRGKDFAYVNFDDERLRGLKDLSRLEEAIYSLYGNINYLLFDEVQNVKGWEPFVSRLRRGGKRVIITGSNSKLLSGELATSLTGRHVDYFLFPFSFKEYLRFNGVVTGDVMTTRERALVKGYLEKYLELGGFPEALMLGSRVMLNSIYNDILFRDVVSRLKVKRVERFKDFASAVVSLYSSEVSINRLAKIIKVDYKTADEWFSGIVESYLVHIVKRYSAKVSSLGENKKVYVTDPGIIHEVVVKKDKGRIIEDLVAVHLLRKNQFKGIYYVKGEDYEVDFYDEVNGELIQVTFDDEIRDRKIRGLVKASSLLGIGRLKVVTWDSEGEVKVEGKKVEIEPLWKFLLR
- a CDS encoding S9 family peptidase encodes the protein MDYKDLVKGLEEIVKTHYYKVMGKLKETPVLITTLEGTINLSVLKGGKLENLAKSVIDVASPKPQLDYVPFTRDVEKGKEVHSVYTVNLKGEESEVSSPRKRVTSIAYDEKTIVYTASSAESTSLYVIEGGKERKLADVPPFLYISDVDGEYVVGAEAFRGGLRASEIVLFTLDGEVKYVTPKEGSVNWLPLIYGGKVYFTSDYEFSGERSWIYSYSLKDGNIEKVVLKNLEEFRPTDLYYDPYTQLVFAMKDGETRLFLGDKMLDTPEGVVNGATVIGDEVYFSHSSLTSPHKVYKLRGNSLEVVIDSKSPISGKVDFVKVKNGDVEVPTFIITPNNGKKEGVVYVHGGPWSEIDNCWDRFISSLLYLGYTVIAPNFRGSTGYGNKFMLMDIGDVGGGDLSDIVKVRDYVIEKGIVDKVGVMGYSYGGYMTLLAVGKEPDKWEFGVAGAAVADWVEMYELGDDFFKGFIDVLFNGHNVDLMKDRSPVTYVEKVKAPLCIIQSQNDTRTPAVPVLKYCLRLQELGKRYELHLIPDMGHLIYTVYDIVNLIFPAALFLKKLEDTKGG
- a CDS encoding PaREP1 family protein gives rise to the protein MEELIRRAEEMGINVEDVLIGLISKNDPKEEVRLRLEVARKYMAECDKYLKGGDPVQASEKAYKVAEELVKALAEKFNLEEYQKALKEGRWYVYSLGSAAAKLSQVVGDWVMAGWDSAYALHVWGFHEAKWTINDIRSRVERVRKMLEEAEKALNT
- a CDS encoding zinc ribbon domain-containing protein, whose translation is MKRCPRCGSQNPDESAYCCKCGTPLSASPPDSSKKPSHLSLIAGVIFGVSLLSLISLSVLSYYMSPNEVLVTPSQVSAVLGGKWEVKMVGSTGFKILGLSIRDPVVIVLGTNYSVVQLVGGPTIQTLGAQGPTESLTGVINGSVYNVTFSLQYFNNSYDALVYFNMKGFTGMRCTLPQHQLSVVIISSHEFIKYYVSPFFHSYVSEVMVLNGSVIKEVQVFGPSKIPQNQLIRLASLF
- a CDS encoding DUF973 family protein — encoded protein: MESSRRLVKGLGTTGIIGITVAVVAIVIIAVLAVVLLSGKGASTSVTPTVSSSNYTMPPGGLSSSTSVKPIGVGQMECINGEYQVTVDLNSSIYTKVLSAYIYGTNVKDTAIYDPSLNPGGNLVTICFPVNNPFTPIPGHTYDIVLELSNGQSVIVPVKYQGSAPGGIPTVTQVGTGTLFYNSTSGEYVATIVLHSTATVSIESANIVGTTASATSVSNYTLTAGYNTITLYFPPSNSFTPQPGSTYQVSIGLSDGAVVQVAVSYVGNSTAAS
- a CDS encoding MarR family transcriptional regulator → MNASNSRRPHAAKRDLILEQCKTPKSFTELKKSTGMSDAGLSKALNELVKEGYLQKTSDGRYVITDKALQGYKERTINGVWFRYQGVPDEKVEKIAEILKDEGEFYIIASKGGDRTEDLTLLLQYLLLLT